The following are from one region of the Salvelinus alpinus chromosome 16, SLU_Salpinus.1, whole genome shotgun sequence genome:
- the LOC139541371 gene encoding zinc finger protein Gfi-1-like isoform X1: MPRSFLVKSKKAHSYHKPRSLEDDYSRLDTVLAHICAENSKILEDSDALTGGDAIRGFSPDSHLVDTADFSSKSTLSCGDSVCSPASVYEDFWRPPSPSASPVDSEKSLSPVDETQPFPVVPFRPYAWKSYSGSDIRHLVQQSLHHQHHHPMDLKRSPAIGYYSDRAIEPTLFNRSPVAKKDSDYRSAAGLFERAVAPGVGLYSEGNLHGKRPEIKAESDLPCSRFILNGTYKCIKCSKAFSTPHGLEVHVRRSHSGTRPYACDICGKTFGHAVSLEQHKAVHSQERSFDCKICGKSFKRSSTLSTHLLIHSDTRPYPCQYCGKRFHQKSDMKKHTFIHTGEKPHKCQVCGKAFSQSSNLITHSRKHTGFKPFGCDLCSKGFQRKVDLRRHKESQHGLKPSN; this comes from the exons ATGCCTCGGTCCTTCTTGGTGAAGAGTAAGAAGGCGCACAGCTACCACAAACCTCGCTCCTTAGAAGATGACTACAGTAGACTGGATACTGTCTTAGCTCATATATGTGCAG AGAATAGTAAGATTCTAGAGGACTCGGATGCGTTGACAGGAGGCGATGCCATCCGCGGGTTCTCCCCAGACTCTCACCTAGTGGACACGGCTGACTTCTCCTCCAAGTCCACACTCAGCTGTGGGGACAGTGTGTGCAGTCCAGCTTCAGTTTATGAAGACTTCTGGCGGCCTCCATCGCCTTCAGCATCACCAG TAGATTCAGAGAAATCCCTGTCCCCGGTGGACGAGACACAACCCTTCCCCGTTGTTCCCTTCCGGCCCTATGCGTGGAAAAGTTACTCTGGTTCGGACATCCGTCACCTGGTCCAGCAGAGTCTCCATCACCAGCACCACCACCCCATGGACTTGAAGAGAAGCCCGGCGATAGGGTACTACAGCGACCGGGCCATCGAACCAACCCTCTTTAACAGAAGTCCGGTAGCAAAAAAGGACAGTGATTACCGGTCCGCTGCCGGTCTGTTCGAGAGAGCCGTCGCCCCCGGGGTTGGGTTGTACTCTGAAGGGAACCTGCACGGGAAAAGACCAGAAATCAAGGCTGAGTCTGACTTACCCTGCTCACGGTTCATTCTGAATGGTACCTACAAGTGCATCAAATGCAGTAAG GCGTTTTCGACTCCCCATGGGTTGGAGGTTCACGTTCGCAGATCACACAGTGGCACGAGGCCCTACGCTTGTGATATCTGTGGCAAAACCTTCGGACATGCTGTCAGCCTCGAGCAACATAAAGCTGTGCACTCTCAG GAAAGAAGCTTTGATTGCAAAATATGCGGTAAAAGCTTCAAAAGGTCGTCGACTCTCTCCACGCATCTCCTCATCCACTCTGATACACGGCCTTACCCATGCCAGTATTGCGGGAAGAGGTTCCACCAGAAATCAGACATGAAGAAACATACATTCATCCACACAG GTGAGAAGCCGCACAAATGCCAAGTGTGTGGGAAAGCGTTCAGCCAGAGCTCCAACCTCATAACGCACAGCCGGAAACACACGGGCTTCAAACCATTCGGATGCGACCTCTGCAGCAAGGGATTCCAGAGAAAAGTCGACTTAAGAAGACACAAAGAGTCACAACATGGACTAAAACCCTcaaactaa
- the LOC139541371 gene encoding zinc finger protein Gfi-1-like isoform X2 has protein sequence MPRSFLVKSKKAHSYHKPRSLEDDYSRLDTVLAHICAGGDAIRGFSPDSHLVDTADFSSKSTLSCGDSVCSPASVYEDFWRPPSPSASPVDSEKSLSPVDETQPFPVVPFRPYAWKSYSGSDIRHLVQQSLHHQHHHPMDLKRSPAIGYYSDRAIEPTLFNRSPVAKKDSDYRSAAGLFERAVAPGVGLYSEGNLHGKRPEIKAESDLPCSRFILNGTYKCIKCSKAFSTPHGLEVHVRRSHSGTRPYACDICGKTFGHAVSLEQHKAVHSQERSFDCKICGKSFKRSSTLSTHLLIHSDTRPYPCQYCGKRFHQKSDMKKHTFIHTGEKPHKCQVCGKAFSQSSNLITHSRKHTGFKPFGCDLCSKGFQRKVDLRRHKESQHGLKPSN, from the exons ATGCCTCGGTCCTTCTTGGTGAAGAGTAAGAAGGCGCACAGCTACCACAAACCTCGCTCCTTAGAAGATGACTACAGTAGACTGGATACTGTCTTAGCTCATATATGTGCAG GAGGCGATGCCATCCGCGGGTTCTCCCCAGACTCTCACCTAGTGGACACGGCTGACTTCTCCTCCAAGTCCACACTCAGCTGTGGGGACAGTGTGTGCAGTCCAGCTTCAGTTTATGAAGACTTCTGGCGGCCTCCATCGCCTTCAGCATCACCAG TAGATTCAGAGAAATCCCTGTCCCCGGTGGACGAGACACAACCCTTCCCCGTTGTTCCCTTCCGGCCCTATGCGTGGAAAAGTTACTCTGGTTCGGACATCCGTCACCTGGTCCAGCAGAGTCTCCATCACCAGCACCACCACCCCATGGACTTGAAGAGAAGCCCGGCGATAGGGTACTACAGCGACCGGGCCATCGAACCAACCCTCTTTAACAGAAGTCCGGTAGCAAAAAAGGACAGTGATTACCGGTCCGCTGCCGGTCTGTTCGAGAGAGCCGTCGCCCCCGGGGTTGGGTTGTACTCTGAAGGGAACCTGCACGGGAAAAGACCAGAAATCAAGGCTGAGTCTGACTTACCCTGCTCACGGTTCATTCTGAATGGTACCTACAAGTGCATCAAATGCAGTAAG GCGTTTTCGACTCCCCATGGGTTGGAGGTTCACGTTCGCAGATCACACAGTGGCACGAGGCCCTACGCTTGTGATATCTGTGGCAAAACCTTCGGACATGCTGTCAGCCTCGAGCAACATAAAGCTGTGCACTCTCAG GAAAGAAGCTTTGATTGCAAAATATGCGGTAAAAGCTTCAAAAGGTCGTCGACTCTCTCCACGCATCTCCTCATCCACTCTGATACACGGCCTTACCCATGCCAGTATTGCGGGAAGAGGTTCCACCAGAAATCAGACATGAAGAAACATACATTCATCCACACAG GTGAGAAGCCGCACAAATGCCAAGTGTGTGGGAAAGCGTTCAGCCAGAGCTCCAACCTCATAACGCACAGCCGGAAACACACGGGCTTCAAACCATTCGGATGCGACCTCTGCAGCAAGGGATTCCAGAGAAAAGTCGACTTAAGAAGACACAAAGAGTCACAACATGGACTAAAACCCTcaaactaa